A portion of the Apteryx mantelli isolate bAptMan1 unplaced genomic scaffold, bAptMan1.hap1 HAP1_SCAFFOLD_40, whole genome shotgun sequence genome contains these proteins:
- the LOC136996481 gene encoding olfactory receptor 4E1-like, with the protein MDPENHTTGSEFFLLGLTTNHAVELALFTFFVVIYMLIILGNILIIFTIAHDQRLHSPMYFFLSNLSVIDICPSSVVMPKMLADFLVDKKSISSEGCEAQMFFLHLFACTEIFLLTIMAYDRCIAICNPMHYGTIMSRKMCLQLATVMWMGGLMHSVSLTALTLSLPYCGPSAIDNFFCDAPLIIKLACTNTHVLEMFLVATSGLVSVVCFLVLVTSYVVILVSLRNHLSEGQHKALSTCAAHLTVVTLFLGHCIFIYLRPAKSLAADKVVSVFFTAITPLMNPIIYTFRNEDMKNALRKLRRRQIDSQDK; encoded by the exons ATGGATCCTGAG AATCACACTACAGGGAGTGAGTTCTTCCTCTTGGGCCTCACCACCAACCATGCTGTAGAGctggccctcttcaccttcttcgTGGTCATCTACATGCTGATTATTTTGGGCAACATTCTCATCATCTTCACGATTGCACATGACCAGCGTCTGCAcagtcccatgtacttcttcctcagcaacctCTCTGTCATTGACATCTGCCCCTCCTCAGTGGTgatgcccaagatgctggctgacttcctggtggacaagaagagcATCTCTTCTGAGGGGTGTGAGGCACAGatgttcttcctccacctctttgcctgcacagagatctttctcctcaccatcatggcctatgatcgctgcatagccatctgcaaccccatgcatTATGGCACCATCATGAGCCGGAAGATGTGCCTCCAGCTGGCCACGGTCATGTGGATGGGAGGGCTGATGCATTCtgtgtccctcactgccctgacCCTCAGTCTCCCATACTGTGGTCCCAGtgccattgacaacttcttttgtGATGCCCCTTTGATCATTAAGTTGGCCTGCACAAACACCCATGTCTTAGAAATGTTCCTTGTCGCTACCTCAGGCCTCGTCTCTGTggtctgcttcctggtgctggTGACTTCCTATGTGGTCATTTTGGTCTCACTAAGGAACCATCTCTCGGAAGGGCAACACAAGGCATTATCTACCTGTGCTGCTCACCTGACAGTGGTGAcgcttttcctgggacactgcattttcatctatCTCAGGCCAGCCAAGAGTTTAGCTGCAGACAAAGTCGTGTCAGTTTTCTTCACGGCCATTACCCCTCTGATGAACCCCATTATCTATACCTTTAGGAATGAggacatgaaaaatgctttgagaaagctACGCAGGCGGCAGATTGATTCCCAAGACAAGTGA
- the LOC136996503 gene encoding olfactory receptor 12D1-like gives MDNQTEVRKFILLGLTNVQGLQKFLIVLFLLLYLSTLLGNMAIMIVVACEPRLHTPMYFFLCNLSCLDIFFSTVTVPKMLAGFLLGHQGISYTGCLSQLHFFYFLGSSEALLLAVMAYDRFVAICNPLRYTLIMSPWACLQLAVGTWTTGFLHALMHTVMTSRLHFCGPNHIQHYSCDIKPLVRLACNSSQLNVSLLNIITGSLAIGPFVFILFSYLYIFSFLRLKVQSKEGRRKAFSTCISHLTVVALFYVPVIFNYVPPSSGSSASWTMIATLMYNVVTPVLNPLIYTLRNVEVKRALKRRLFSRE, from the coding sequence agaggtgaggaagttcatcctccttggcctgaccaatgttcaagggctacagaaattcctgaTCGTGCTATTCTTACTGCTGTACCTGTCTAccctgctggggaatatggcaatcatgattgTAGTGGCATGTGAACCCcggctacacacccccatgtactttttcctctgcaacctctcctgcctggatattttcttctccacagttaccgtgcccaagatgctggctgggttccTCTTGGGGCACcagggcatttcttacactggctgcctaagccagctccacttcttcTACTTCCTGGGTAGCAGTGAAgctttgcttctggctgtcatggcctatgaccgctttgtggccatctgcaaccccctgcgctacaccctgatcatgagcccatgggcctgcctgcagctggctgtaggcacttggactactggcttccttcatgctctgatgcacacagtcatgacctcccggctccatttctgtggccccaaccacatccaaCACTACTCCTGCGACATCAAGCCCCTGGTGAGACTGGCCTGCAATAGCAGCCAGCTCAACGTGAGCCTTCTCAACATCATCACAGGAAGTCTTGCGATAGGCCCCTTTGTCTTCATACTCTTTTCTTACctgtacattttttccttcctccgactgaaagtccagtccaaggagggaaggaggaaagccttctccacttgcatctcccatctcacagtagtggccttattctatgtccctgttatttttaactatgtgccaccttcctCAGGGAGTTCAGCCAGCTGGACAATGATAGCCACACTTATGTATAATGTTGTCACgccagtcctcaatcctttgatctacaccctgaggaatgtggaggtgaagcgtgctctaaagagaagacttttctccagagag